From Flavobacterium alkalisoli, the proteins below share one genomic window:
- a CDS encoding P-loop NTPase family protein, with the protein MRIKELHLDNKDVEQFGLKDFKSSKFSSVIALVGKNGSGKSRYLKAIENKIKNYDITSELNKKFDYLSSDLDEIQSHYTNHYNVYLAYQELQEAKKSKNVTKISDKANLFTIACNKLPRGLRPTEKTISERIDKINKEITQHLKIINPSDLRRLQKSFDNTNKKKVLFQDIIDSVIEIG; encoded by the coding sequence ATGAGAATAAAAGAATTACATTTAGATAATAAAGATGTTGAACAGTTCGGTTTAAAGGATTTTAAATCTTCGAAATTTAGCTCTGTAATTGCTTTAGTTGGTAAAAACGGATCGGGTAAATCGCGATATCTAAAAGCCATTGAAAATAAGATAAAAAATTACGATATAACATCTGAATTAAATAAAAAATTTGATTATTTATCAAGTGATTTAGATGAAATACAAAGTCATTACACTAATCATTATAATGTTTATTTAGCTTATCAAGAGCTACAAGAAGCAAAAAAAAGTAAAAATGTTACTAAAATAAGTGATAAAGCAAATCTTTTTACGATTGCATGTAATAAATTGCCTCGGGGATTAAGACCTACAGAAAAAACAATTAGTGAAAGAATCGATAAAATAAACAAAGAAATCACTCAACATCTGAAAATAATAAATCCCTCTGATTTAAGACGGCTTCAAAAAAGTTTTGATAATACAAACAAAAAAAAAGTTTTATTTCAAGATATAATTGACTCAGTAATTGAGATAGGATAA
- a CDS encoding AAA family ATPase → MINESSLTFLEKLPHRLVLDKLECQGDEKKFKSRVSYKRFTLLKDLIKEFLGKEILWHYKNSDIDEHDDHVSIKARGYWTINNRTFNYQDFSDGEKVLFSYAILLFLLNLNPKIKFKESIIIIDEPELNLHPKAQIKLIQSLENLVKERGQLIIATHSLSIIATLDYGSIFLVKDDELLTPSSSVPFNAVDELMGFEEHYNKIVEFLVSTPSWAMTNFMAQCFKDPEVFESANKNDPQLDVFKQLILKKKELRILDFGSGLGRLLKCIKEDNETWSRIKNYDCFDINKDYNQTVLEQGANAIFNEIDNVPKNFYDIIVLVNVLHEIHIQYWEDTLNKLKLALSSNGHLVIIEDFELPIGELPNDLGFLLLEKDELKILLGKNVTFISPNNDRYKNRIIGSIISSENMNTIDKKLIIKTMESLKENALNAIQDYRNMQEKKLNIGRLYALKSNSYVNSQLAINYLNEQKSG, encoded by the coding sequence ATGATTAATGAAAGTTCTTTGACCTTTCTAGAAAAGCTTCCACATAGACTTGTATTGGATAAACTTGAATGTCAGGGAGACGAAAAAAAATTTAAAAGCCGTGTATCCTATAAAAGATTTACATTATTAAAAGATCTTATCAAAGAATTTTTGGGAAAAGAAATTCTTTGGCACTATAAAAATTCTGATATAGATGAGCACGATGACCATGTTTCTATAAAAGCTAGAGGATATTGGACTATAAATAATCGAACTTTCAACTATCAAGACTTTTCAGATGGGGAGAAGGTTCTTTTTTCATATGCCATATTATTATTCCTACTGAATCTTAATCCAAAAATTAAATTTAAAGAATCAATAATCATAATTGATGAGCCTGAACTTAACCTACATCCAAAAGCTCAAATAAAATTAATCCAAAGTTTAGAAAATTTAGTTAAAGAAAGAGGTCAACTTATTATTGCTACCCATTCATTATCTATTATTGCTACCTTAGATTATGGTTCAATTTTCTTGGTAAAAGATGATGAGTTATTAACTCCATCATCTTCTGTTCCTTTCAATGCAGTTGATGAATTAATGGGTTTTGAAGAACATTATAATAAGATTGTGGAATTTCTAGTTTCAACACCTTCTTGGGCAATGACAAATTTTATGGCTCAATGTTTTAAAGACCCAGAAGTATTTGAATCAGCAAATAAAAATGATCCTCAATTAGATGTTTTTAAACAACTAATTTTAAAAAAGAAAGAATTAAGGATTTTGGATTTTGGTTCTGGTTTAGGAAGACTATTAAAATGTATTAAAGAAGACAACGAAACTTGGAGTAGAATAAAAAATTATGATTGTTTTGATATTAATAAGGATTATAATCAAACTGTACTTGAACAAGGAGCTAACGCCATTTTTAATGAAATAGATAATGTCCCTAAAAATTTCTATGATATTATTGTTTTAGTTAATGTATTACATGAGATACATATTCAATATTGGGAGGATACTTTAAATAAATTAAAATTAGCCTTAAGCTCAAATGGTCATTTAGTCATTATTGAAGACTTTGAGTTACCTATAGGTGAGTTACCTAATGATTTAGGATTTCTTCTTTTGGAAAAAGATGAACTTAAAATTTTACTTGGCAAGAATGTCACTTTCATATCTCCAAATAATGATCGTTATAAAAATCGCATAATTGGCAGTATAATTTCATCTGAAAACATGAATACAATAGACAAAAAGCTCATAATCAAAACTATGGAAAGTTTGAAAGAAAATGCTTTAAATGCTATTCAAGACTACAGAAATATGCAAGAAAAAAAACTTAACATAGGAAGACTGTATGCTTTAAAATCAAACTCTTATGTTAATAGCCAATTAGCTATAAATTATTTAAATGAGCAAAAATCAGGCTAA